In one Rhodococcus sp. B50 genomic region, the following are encoded:
- a CDS encoding AAA domain-containing protein: MALPQPGRDALNFSNQKYYEGRLASLPLPGGDDTAGVEWRRVDGHFNRENRKDGYRTNRVEAEAIVEEIRTRLATPRLAGQSIGVVTFNLQQRVLVQDLLEACDDPLVREQLRPDKEEGIFVKNLENVQGDERDVILFTTAFSKKPGESQLPLQFGPLSRAGGEKRFNVAITRARRKVVIFTSFEPSDIDLSRTKSVGLAHLRGYLEMAAQRVAPNPSVTTNDNVDAVQRSIRTALADRGYEVTTNYGLSEFVLDIVVREPGSDHWQVAVVLDGPRWAGRPTVSDRDLTPRLPETLMHWGSSVRVWLPEWIENPEAVLDRIDAAVGTARERRRQYEEQLVPHP; encoded by the coding sequence GTGGCATTACCGCAGCCAGGACGAGACGCTCTCAACTTCTCGAACCAGAAGTACTACGAAGGCCGCCTCGCCAGCCTTCCGTTGCCCGGAGGGGACGACACGGCGGGTGTCGAGTGGCGCCGCGTCGACGGTCACTTCAACCGTGAGAACCGCAAGGACGGGTACCGCACGAACCGCGTCGAGGCAGAAGCCATCGTCGAGGAGATCCGCACCCGGCTCGCCACCCCGCGCCTCGCCGGCCAGAGCATCGGCGTTGTCACCTTCAACCTCCAGCAGCGCGTCCTCGTTCAGGACCTCTTGGAGGCGTGCGACGACCCCCTCGTCCGCGAGCAGCTTCGTCCTGACAAGGAAGAGGGCATCTTCGTCAAGAACCTCGAGAACGTCCAGGGCGACGAGCGCGACGTCATCCTCTTCACAACGGCCTTCTCGAAGAAGCCGGGTGAGTCCCAGCTGCCCCTCCAATTCGGTCCTTTGAGCCGGGCGGGTGGCGAAAAGCGCTTCAATGTCGCCATCACGCGTGCACGCCGGAAGGTCGTGATCTTCACGTCCTTCGAACCGTCCGATATCGATCTGTCGCGCACGAAATCTGTGGGACTCGCGCATCTGCGTGGGTATCTGGAGATGGCAGCGCAGAGGGTGGCTCCCAACCCGTCGGTGACGACGAACGACAACGTCGATGCCGTCCAGCGAAGCATCCGCACGGCCCTCGCTGACCGCGGGTACGAAGTGACCACGAACTACGGCCTGTCCGAGTTCGTTCTCGACATCGTTGTGCGAGAGCCCGGTTCCGATCATTGGCAGGTCGCGGTGGTGCTGGACGGTCCGCGTTGGGCGGGCCGCCCGACCGTGTCCGACCGCGACCTCACCCCTCGATTGCCCGAAACTCTGATGCACTGGGGTTCGTCGGTTCGCGTGTGGCTTCCCGAGTGGATCGAGAATCCCGAAGCGGTGCTCGACCGTATCGATGCGGCTGTCGGCACAGCACGTGAGCGCCGGCGTCAGTACGAAGAACAGCTAGTGCCGCACCCGTGA
- a CDS encoding IS630 family transposase, producing the protein MAERVRVREIDDDEGRRLVRIIRRGTGSVVTWRRAQMVLLSAQGMPVPKITEVSFTSADRVRDVIHNFNADGFDSLYPKYAGGRPKKFTLPERREIKKIAKSAPAEHDLPFSTWSLTKLAEFLVAEGVVDDISHEGLRVLLREEGVSFQKVKTWKRSRDPDYAVKKARVEHLYAIADGDVVSDPDEPQAIFCLDEFGPLNLQPHPGRQWAQRGGRHKDPDREPRRRRRATYTRPNGVRHLFAAYDLGKDKLYGHVKTTKNRSTFLEFCRYLRTLYPAEVRIAIVCDNFSPHLTTRKCQQVGLWAEANNVEIAYTPTNSSWLNRIEAQFTALRYFALDGTDHGSHREQASMIRRYIIWRNKHAEDQQLREIVDRANVA; encoded by the coding sequence GTGGCAGAACGAGTACGCGTGCGAGAGATCGATGACGACGAAGGCAGACGGCTGGTACGGATCATCCGCCGCGGCACCGGATCGGTGGTGACCTGGCGGCGCGCCCAGATGGTCCTGCTCTCGGCCCAGGGCATGCCGGTACCGAAGATCACCGAGGTCAGCTTCACCAGCGCCGACCGGGTCCGTGATGTCATCCACAACTTCAACGCCGACGGATTCGACTCGCTGTACCCGAAGTACGCCGGCGGCCGGCCGAAAAAGTTCACCCTGCCGGAGCGCCGGGAGATCAAGAAGATCGCCAAGTCCGCCCCCGCCGAGCACGATCTGCCGTTCTCGACCTGGAGTCTGACCAAACTCGCCGAGTTCCTGGTCGCCGAGGGGGTGGTCGACGACATCAGCCACGAGGGTCTGCGCGTGCTGCTCCGCGAGGAGGGTGTCTCCTTTCAAAAAGTGAAGACCTGGAAGAGATCTCGGGACCCCGATTACGCGGTGAAGAAGGCTCGGGTCGAACACCTGTATGCCATCGCCGATGGCGATGTCGTGTCCGATCCCGATGAGCCACAGGCGATCTTCTGTCTCGACGAGTTCGGTCCCTTGAATCTGCAGCCGCATCCGGGCCGGCAGTGGGCGCAGCGTGGCGGCAGGCACAAGGACCCGGACCGGGAGCCGCGGCGCCGGCGGCGGGCGACCTACACCCGTCCGAACGGGGTGCGGCATCTGTTCGCCGCGTACGACCTGGGCAAGGACAAGCTGTACGGGCACGTCAAGACGACGAAGAACCGCTCCACGTTCCTCGAGTTCTGCCGTTACCTGCGCACTCTTTACCCGGCGGAGGTTCGTATCGCGATCGTGTGCGACAACTTCTCGCCGCACCTGACCACGAGGAAGTGCCAACAGGTCGGTCTGTGGGCAGAGGCGAACAACGTCGAGATCGCGTACACCCCGACGAACAGTTCGTGGCTCAACCGGATCGAGGCGCAGTTCACCGCGCTGCGGTACTTCGCGCTCGATGGCACCGACCACGGCAGTCATCGGGAGCAAGCGTCGATGATCCGTCGCTACATCATCTGGCGCAACAAGCACGCCGAGGATCAACAGCTACGGGAGATCGTCGACAGGGCAAACGTTGCGTGA
- a CDS encoding DUF3320 domain-containing protein yields MRDAALAKEAEARAIAIAEAEARTPEELVVENLEVLADLSFAKDESEQVRVPDTAPEDRHEFVTGVATTTTPTIHFDDAPAPSPAERDWHGRGIAYTCAPTTPLGERDDLDRVHSTSVRQIITDAVRETVEIEGPILLERLARDVARRFGFDRVSAVRRDFVIDCVPNDLIATTSLGSFVWPRQIDRTNWRGFRTTPDGVTRPVSEIAPEEILNAMHATCEGRELDVEALIRETLAIFNQRRLTGPTRERLEECLDLGLRSGRLIQLGSVIRSGI; encoded by the coding sequence TTGCGTGATGCGGCACTAGCCAAGGAAGCGGAGGCACGCGCAATCGCGATCGCGGAGGCGGAAGCACGCACCCCGGAGGAGCTCGTCGTTGAGAACCTGGAGGTGTTGGCCGACCTCTCCTTCGCGAAGGATGAGTCCGAGCAGGTGCGCGTGCCCGACACGGCCCCGGAGGACCGGCACGAATTCGTCACCGGAGTCGCGACGACTACCACCCCCACGATCCACTTCGACGATGCTCCGGCGCCGTCTCCCGCCGAACGGGACTGGCATGGTCGCGGCATTGCCTACACCTGTGCGCCGACTACTCCGCTCGGGGAGCGCGACGACCTCGACCGTGTCCACTCCACGTCGGTACGGCAAATTATCACCGACGCCGTACGCGAGACGGTGGAAATCGAAGGACCCATCCTGCTGGAGCGGTTGGCCCGGGACGTCGCGAGACGATTCGGGTTCGACAGGGTGTCTGCAGTGCGGAGAGATTTCGTAATCGATTGTGTGCCTAATGATCTGATTGCAACGACTTCTCTCGGATCTTTCGTGTGGCCTCGCCAGATCGACAGGACCAATTGGCGCGGGTTCCGTACTACACCCGACGGGGTGACCCGCCCGGTCAGCGAAATCGCGCCCGAGGAAATCCTCAACGCGATGCACGCCACCTGCGAGGGCCGGGAACTGGACGTCGAAGCACTGATCCGGGAAACGCTGGCCATCTTCAACCAGCGGCGCCTTACGGGTCCCACCCGTGAGCGCCTGGAGGAGTGCCTCGATCTCGGTCTCAGGAGCGGGCGCTTGATTCAACTGGGGTCGGTGATCCGGTCCGGAATCTGA
- a CDS encoding replication protein: MGQNTLAGGVRRGPRLASNFTILSNAVINDERLSFRARGVLIWLLSKPDDWRTRSDAIAGQSPKEGRDAIRSALRELAELGYLIREKIQNERGQWITIQTIYEEPRTDPGPEEPTCGSAANGEPGGLSSIDTLRMKTNRPRQLPNSMQSPEVARLAAACKQSGLSATFAYLRPEAVATIEALIAAHDVPTLVAAAKAAHRPSDPMRYAHAWVPMWQALPVPRVQPAKCGECDEYGWLPDDERGRAVRCPCHSRQVA, translated from the coding sequence GTGGGCCAGAATACCCTGGCTGGCGGCGTGCGTCGTGGACCGCGCCTCGCCAGCAACTTCACCATCCTCAGCAATGCCGTCATCAACGACGAACGCTTGTCCTTCCGCGCCCGTGGCGTGCTCATCTGGTTGCTATCGAAGCCGGACGACTGGCGCACTCGATCCGACGCGATCGCCGGCCAGTCACCGAAGGAGGGTCGCGACGCCATCCGCTCCGCCCTCCGAGAGCTGGCTGAGCTGGGCTACTTGATCCGAGAGAAGATCCAGAACGAGCGCGGGCAGTGGATCACTATTCAAACGATTTACGAGGAACCACGTACCGACCCGGGGCCTGAAGAACCAACGTGCGGTAGCGCGGCCAACGGAGAACCAGGCGGTCTTTCAAGTATCGATACACTAAGAATGAAAACCAACCGCCCTCGTCAACTCCCGAACTCTATGCAGAGTCCCGAAGTTGCTCGTTTGGCGGCGGCATGCAAGCAATCTGGATTGTCGGCGACATTTGCCTACCTCCGGCCAGAGGCCGTGGCGACTATTGAAGCGCTCATAGCGGCGCACGACGTGCCAACGCTGGTCGCTGCAGCCAAGGCAGCGCATCGGCCGAGCGATCCAATGCGGTACGCGCACGCCTGGGTACCGATGTGGCAGGCGCTGCCTGTTCCTCGAGTACAACCCGCGAAATGCGGCGAATGTGACGAGTACGGATGGTTACCCGACGACGAGCGCGGGCGGGCGGTGCGGTGCCCATGCCACTCACGACAGGTCGCTTGA
- a CDS encoding IS5 family transposase (programmed frameshift), producing MSSRLVPDTLWEIVEPLLPGFRARPQGGGRAALDDRAVFTAIVYVLTSGCAWRHLPPSFGVSVPTAHRRFTTWVKAGVFDELHRQVLDRLGAGGDLDWSAAILDAAHVRAKKRGSLTGPSPVDRGKNGSKIHILSDADGIPLVTAVTSANTHDSVMLQPMVSAIPAVRSRRGPRRRRPGRLRTDKGYDYSVHRRWLRARGIVPRIARRGVDSSERLGRYRWKIERTLAWLSGYRRLTIRYERQGEYFAAFLQLAAALTCFKKLAK from the exons TTGTCTTCCCGGTTGGTACCGGATACGTTGTGGGAGATCGTCGAACCGCTGTTACCCGGGTTCCGGGCGCGGCCGCAGGGCGGCGGCCGCGCAGCACTCGATGATCGTGCAGTGTTCACTGCCATCGTCTATGTGCTCACCAGCGGGTGTGCGTGGCGGCACCTGCCGCCGTCGTTCGGAGTCAGCGTCCCGACTGCGCACCGCCGCTTCACCACGTGGGTCAAAGCCGGAGTATTCGACGAGCTGCACCGCCAGGTCCTCGATCGGCTCGGCGCCGGCGGGGATCTGGACTGGTCTGCCGCAATCCTCGATGCCGCTCACGTGCGGGCGA AAAAAAGGGGATCTTTGACCGGTCCCAGCCCGGTCGATCGCGGCAAGAACGGCTCGAAGATCCACATTCTCTCCGACGCCGACGGTATCCCGCTGGTCACCGCGGTGACCTCGGCGAACACCCACGACAGTGTGATGCTGCAGCCGATGGTCAGCGCGATCCCGGCGGTGCGATCGCGTCGGGGTCCGCGTCGCCGCCGGCCCGGCCGGTTGCGGACGGACAAGGGTTACGACTATTCGGTCCACCGCCGGTGGTTGAGGGCCCGCGGGATCGTCCCGCGCATCGCCCGCCGCGGTGTCGACAGCAGCGAACGCCTCGGCCGGTACCGCTGGAAGATCGAACGCACCCTGGCGTGGCTGAGCGGCTACCGCCGGCTGACCATCCGCTACGAACGCCAGGGCGAGTACTTCGCTGCTTTTCTCCAACTCGCTGCGGCGTTGACCTGCTTCAAGAAGCTCGCCAAATGA
- a CDS encoding helix-turn-helix domain-containing protein, producing MSEPWLSADDIAVHLGVTKDTVYAWIADKAMPAHKIGRLWKFQASEVDSWVRGGGAATSPDSAEG from the coding sequence GTGTCTGAACCGTGGTTGTCCGCTGATGACATCGCCGTCCATCTGGGCGTCACCAAAGACACCGTGTACGCCTGGATTGCCGATAAGGCCATGCCCGCACACAAGATCGGCCGCCTGTGGAAGTTCCAGGCCAGCGAAGTCGATTCCTGGGTGCGAGGCGGCGGGGCGGCAACGAGCCCCGATTCGGCGGAGGGCTGA
- a CDS encoding helicase-related protein, translated as MRIIDNVNELLGDDLKAAITPGSKVRIAASTFSIFAFEALRKELEQVSELEFIFTSPSFVTEKVTDRLRKERREFFIPGGRAESSLYGSEFEIRLRNKLTQRAIAKECADWVRRKVTFRSNSTGNPMQQFAVVDDSAAYMPLQGFTTADLGYERGNAVSNMVHRVDDAPMTTQYIHLFDQIWNNPDQLDDVTDAVYDHIASVYAENSPARIYFLILYNLFAEFLDDINEDVLPNDRTGYQDTTVWQSLYNFQRDAATGIINKLETYNGCILADSVGLGKTFTALAVIKYYELRNKSVLVLCPKKLAENWTNYNANLTTNIFAADRFSYDVLAHTDLSRTRGESLGLRLDRINWGNYDLVVIDESHNFRNADYAQEKESRYQRLMRQVIREGVKTKVLMLSATPVNNRFNDLKNQLQLAYEGESDNLAQHLNLSTTVEKVFKDAQTVFNEWSKLDPADRTTDRILQMLDFDFFELLDAVTIARSRKHIQAFYDTTEIGAFPDRLPPKSIREPLTDLPDVPGFNDIFGQLQALTLAVYTPLAYVFPSRIGKYEDLYNVGTAGGTANLGQRGREQGLKQLMTVNLLKRLESSVDAFRLTLAKIEGAVDRTLNRLDTHTNSAPALGAGLSDFDLDVDDEDDANLEALTFGEKIKIDLEDIDVESWRRDLWNDRETLRALVNEMRKVTPDRDLKLQALKRLIEEKAAHPINPDNRKVLVFSAFADTANYLYRELAPALAAVGLDTALITGGGHAAKTTLGTGFDFQQVMSMFSPRSKQRHLTMPTETREVDVLIGTDVISEGQNLQDCDYLINYDIHWNPVRIVQRFGRIDRIGSINTRIQLVNFWPDISLDEYINLKERVENRMVIADLAGTADDNVLTLEDSDAAFRKQQLRKLQDEVIELEDVRTGVSITDLGLNDFRMDLLGYLTEYGDLAAAPKGLHAVVPADPDKGLKPGVIFALHNINADESQLTGHSGNRGNRLHPHYLVYLDEHGDVIADHTEAKPLLDLIRAGCRPYDQPVTDVVRIFNAATAEGTDMSRYSQLLTQAIHSMIDVTEERDIDSLFTGGRTTALTQTIAGLDDFELIAFIAVVEPYQAGEGR; from the coding sequence ATGCGGATCATCGACAATGTCAACGAGTTGCTGGGAGATGACCTCAAAGCCGCGATCACCCCGGGATCGAAGGTGCGCATCGCGGCATCGACCTTTTCGATCTTCGCGTTCGAGGCGCTACGTAAGGAGCTCGAGCAGGTCTCCGAGCTGGAGTTCATCTTCACCTCCCCGTCCTTCGTAACGGAGAAGGTGACGGACAGGCTCCGCAAGGAGCGCCGCGAGTTCTTCATCCCGGGGGGACGCGCGGAGTCGAGCCTGTACGGCTCGGAGTTCGAGATCCGGTTGCGCAACAAGCTGACCCAGCGTGCCATCGCAAAGGAGTGCGCCGACTGGGTGCGTCGGAAGGTGACGTTCCGATCGAACTCCACCGGGAACCCCATGCAGCAGTTCGCGGTGGTCGACGACAGCGCCGCGTACATGCCACTGCAGGGTTTCACGACCGCGGATCTCGGCTACGAGCGAGGCAACGCGGTGTCGAACATGGTGCACCGAGTCGACGATGCCCCGATGACGACGCAGTACATCCATCTGTTCGACCAGATCTGGAACAACCCGGATCAGCTCGATGATGTCACCGATGCGGTCTACGACCACATCGCCAGCGTGTACGCCGAGAACTCCCCGGCCCGCATCTACTTTCTGATCCTCTACAACCTGTTCGCCGAATTCCTCGACGATATCAATGAGGACGTGCTGCCGAACGATCGCACCGGCTACCAGGACACGACGGTCTGGCAGAGTCTCTACAACTTCCAACGCGACGCCGCGACAGGAATCATCAACAAGCTGGAAACCTACAACGGCTGCATCCTCGCCGACAGCGTCGGTCTCGGCAAGACATTCACCGCCCTGGCGGTCATCAAGTACTACGAACTGCGCAACAAGTCCGTCCTCGTACTATGCCCGAAGAAGCTCGCCGAGAACTGGACGAACTACAACGCGAACCTGACCACCAACATCTTCGCTGCCGACCGGTTCAGCTACGACGTACTCGCCCACACCGACCTGTCCCGCACCCGAGGAGAGTCGCTGGGACTACGGTTGGATCGAATCAACTGGGGCAACTACGACCTGGTCGTCATCGACGAGTCGCACAACTTCCGCAACGCGGACTACGCGCAGGAGAAGGAGTCCCGCTACCAGCGACTCATGCGTCAGGTCATCCGCGAGGGCGTGAAAACCAAAGTACTGATGCTCTCGGCCACCCCGGTCAACAACCGGTTCAACGATCTGAAGAATCAACTTCAACTCGCGTACGAGGGCGAGTCGGACAACCTCGCCCAGCACCTGAACCTCTCGACCACAGTCGAGAAAGTCTTCAAAGACGCCCAGACGGTGTTCAACGAGTGGTCCAAGCTCGACCCTGCCGACCGCACCACCGACCGCATCCTCCAGATGCTCGACTTCGACTTCTTCGAACTGCTCGACGCCGTCACCATCGCCCGCTCCCGCAAGCACATCCAGGCGTTCTACGACACCACCGAGATCGGCGCATTCCCTGACCGGCTTCCCCCTAAGTCGATCCGCGAACCGCTCACCGACCTGCCCGACGTTCCCGGCTTCAACGACATCTTCGGGCAGCTCCAGGCTCTGACCCTCGCCGTCTACACCCCGCTGGCGTACGTGTTTCCCAGCCGGATCGGTAAGTACGAAGATCTCTACAATGTCGGCACTGCCGGCGGCACAGCCAATCTGGGCCAACGCGGACGTGAGCAGGGCCTCAAGCAGCTCATGACCGTCAACCTGCTCAAGCGGTTGGAGAGCTCGGTCGACGCCTTCCGACTTACCCTGGCAAAGATCGAAGGTGCCGTCGACCGGACCCTGAACCGTCTCGACACGCACACCAACTCCGCTCCCGCTCTCGGCGCAGGTCTGTCGGACTTCGATCTCGATGTGGATGACGAAGACGACGCGAACCTCGAAGCACTCACCTTCGGGGAAAAGATCAAGATCGACCTCGAGGACATCGACGTCGAGTCGTGGCGGAGGGACCTGTGGAACGACCGAGAAACCCTCCGCGCATTAGTGAACGAGATGCGCAAGGTCACTCCGGATCGTGACCTCAAACTTCAAGCGCTCAAGCGGCTCATCGAGGAGAAGGCCGCCCATCCGATCAACCCGGACAACCGCAAGGTCCTAGTGTTCTCCGCCTTCGCCGACACCGCGAACTACCTCTACCGCGAACTCGCACCCGCTCTGGCCGCTGTCGGGCTGGACACGGCCTTGATCACCGGGGGCGGCCACGCCGCGAAGACGACATTGGGCACCGGCTTCGACTTTCAACAGGTCATGTCGATGTTCTCCCCTCGTTCGAAGCAGCGCCACCTCACGATGCCGACCGAAACACGCGAGGTCGACGTGCTCATCGGCACCGACGTCATTAGTGAGGGCCAGAACCTGCAGGACTGCGACTACCTGATCAACTACGACATCCACTGGAATCCGGTGCGGATCGTGCAACGGTTCGGCCGCATCGACCGCATCGGTTCGATCAACACCCGGATCCAGCTGGTCAACTTCTGGCCCGACATCTCCCTCGACGAGTACATCAACCTCAAAGAGCGCGTCGAAAACCGGATGGTCATCGCCGACCTCGCCGGCACCGCCGACGACAACGTCCTCACCCTCGAAGACTCCGACGCTGCGTTCCGTAAGCAGCAACTGCGCAAACTCCAGGACGAGGTCATCGAACTCGAAGACGTCCGCACCGGCGTGTCCATCACCGATCTCGGACTCAACGACTTCCGCATGGACCTACTCGGATACCTCACCGAATACGGCGATCTTGCCGCTGCACCGAAAGGCCTGCACGCCGTCGTGCCGGCAGACCCGGACAAGGGACTCAAACCCGGTGTGATCTTCGCACTGCACAATATCAACGCCGACGAGTCGCAACTCACCGGACACAGCGGCAATCGCGGCAACCGACTGCACCCGCACTACCTGGTCTATCTCGACGAGCACGGCGATGTCATCGCAGACCACACCGAAGCCAAGCCCTTGCTCGACCTCATCCGCGCAGGCTGCCGACCCTACGATCAGCCCGTCACCGACGTGGTTCGTATCTTCAACGCCGCCACCGCCGAGGGCACGGACATGAGCCGGTACTCACAACTTCTCACCCAGGCCATCCACTCGATGATCGACGTCACCGAGGAACGCGACATCGACAGCCTGTTCACCGGCGGTCGCACGACCGCACTGACCCAGACGATCGCCGGGCTCGACGACTTCGAGCTGATCGCCTTCATCGCTGTCGTCGAGCCATATCAGGCAGGCGAGGGTCGATGA
- a CDS encoding DUF4391 domain-containing protein: MSELLYRWPDAAKFGRRVPKEKFYEHGTVSTAVREKFIAEVQRITWAYKIAETTINLASSAAVPEIQIFEIDAKGTDVSDPVLSAIDKAIPFPIIFEINRGEGEARSTRMVAAHKQPSSGAPKIGAYYSTDWQPARSERERQSLPTAITLPALYTAILAPLTPVAVQPGEDVAEVAAKLESVRKLEREIAVLERKLRTEPQFNRKVELRRALKTKQAELTNLVER; encoded by the coding sequence ATGAGTGAGCTGCTGTATCGGTGGCCGGACGCCGCGAAGTTCGGTCGGCGGGTACCCAAGGAGAAGTTCTACGAGCACGGCACCGTTTCGACTGCGGTACGCGAGAAGTTCATCGCCGAAGTGCAGCGCATCACCTGGGCATACAAGATTGCCGAAACTACGATCAATCTTGCCAGCAGCGCCGCCGTCCCTGAGATCCAAATCTTCGAGATCGACGCGAAGGGCACGGATGTTTCCGACCCGGTGTTGAGCGCGATCGACAAGGCGATCCCGTTCCCGATCATCTTTGAGATCAACCGTGGCGAGGGCGAGGCCCGAAGCACTCGAATGGTGGCCGCGCACAAACAACCAAGTTCCGGTGCGCCGAAGATCGGCGCCTATTACAGCACAGATTGGCAGCCGGCCCGGAGCGAACGCGAACGGCAGTCTCTTCCGACCGCAATCACTCTGCCCGCCCTCTACACTGCGATTCTCGCGCCCCTCACACCGGTGGCGGTACAGCCGGGTGAGGATGTGGCGGAGGTCGCAGCGAAACTGGAATCGGTGCGCAAGCTCGAACGCGAAATTGCCGTGCTGGAACGCAAACTCCGCACCGAACCCCAGTTCAACCGCAAGGTCGAATTGCGGCGCGCATTGAAGACGAAGCAAGCTGAACTGACCAATCTGGTCGAAAGGTAG
- a CDS encoding site-specific DNA-methyltransferase, which yields MTSPDLTDANVDKLAELFPNVVTEALDAEGNPKRAIDFDLLRQELSDHIVEGPQERYQLDWPGKRAAAFAANAPIAKTLRPVREKSVDFDTTKNLFIEGDNLEALKLLQEPYLGKVKLIYIDPPYNTGRDFIYDDDFAESTADYLVRSGQVNGEGTRLVTNTDANGRFHSDWLSMMYPRLRLARNLLADDGVIFVSIDDNEVDNLREIASEIFGAQNFVAQIIWQKVFSPKNSAKWFSEDHDYILVYARNKESWLPNPLPRTAEMDARYQNPDNDPRGPWASSDLAARNRYDAGLYPIKTPSGRVIDGPPRGRYWTISESKFKEFDADGRIWWGDNGNNMPRLKRFLSEMTGGRTPQTLWTYSEVGHTQDAKKTLLKYVPFEHTENVLNSVKPVELIQRILQLATSPDSEDIVLDFFGGSGTTPHAVLAQNAADDGNRRFIAVQIHEPLTIPEPTFDSILGMSLERFRNVAAELAAGSKVVDAGYRLMRIDTTNMTDVLRSPDETDQLTLAELEGSVKSDRSGEDLLFQVLLDWGLELTMPIAVEQIDGHEVFVVEEGALIACFDSEINPRLVRLIAEREPLRAVFRDSGFASDDARINAEQVFREVSPTTDVKAI from the coding sequence ATGACATCGCCCGACCTGACCGATGCCAACGTCGACAAGCTCGCTGAGTTGTTCCCCAATGTTGTCACCGAGGCGCTCGACGCCGAGGGCAACCCGAAGAGAGCCATCGACTTCGATCTTCTCCGCCAGGAGTTGTCGGACCATATTGTCGAGGGCCCGCAGGAGCGCTACCAGCTCGACTGGCCTGGCAAACGCGCCGCAGCCTTCGCCGCCAACGCACCTATCGCGAAAACTCTCCGGCCAGTGCGTGAGAAGTCCGTCGACTTCGACACGACCAAGAACCTCTTCATCGAGGGCGACAACCTGGAGGCTTTGAAGCTGCTCCAGGAGCCCTACCTCGGCAAAGTCAAGCTGATCTACATCGACCCCCCGTACAACACGGGGCGAGACTTCATTTACGACGACGACTTCGCCGAGTCGACCGCCGATTATCTTGTCCGCTCCGGACAAGTCAACGGGGAGGGCACAAGGCTCGTCACGAACACCGACGCCAACGGGCGTTTTCACTCCGATTGGCTCAGCATGATGTACCCACGCCTGAGACTCGCCCGCAATCTACTCGCGGACGACGGGGTCATCTTCGTGTCGATCGACGACAATGAGGTCGATAACCTCCGCGAAATCGCCTCGGAAATATTTGGCGCACAGAACTTCGTGGCGCAGATTATCTGGCAGAAGGTATTCTCACCTAAAAACTCGGCTAAGTGGTTTTCGGAGGACCACGATTATATTCTTGTCTACGCGCGCAATAAGGAGTCCTGGCTTCCAAACCCTCTGCCACGAACGGCGGAGATGGATGCGCGATACCAGAACCCAGATAACGATCCGCGTGGACCCTGGGCTTCATCGGACCTGGCAGCCCGAAACCGCTATGACGCAGGTCTGTACCCGATTAAGACCCCTTCAGGAAGGGTCATTGACGGTCCTCCACGAGGGCGGTACTGGACTATTTCTGAATCGAAATTCAAGGAATTTGACGCGGATGGGAGGATTTGGTGGGGAGACAACGGCAACAACATGCCCCGCCTAAAGCGCTTCCTATCCGAGATGACCGGCGGACGCACTCCCCAAACCCTGTGGACGTACTCCGAGGTGGGGCACACACAGGACGCGAAGAAAACACTACTAAAGTACGTTCCGTTCGAGCACACCGAGAACGTGCTGAACTCTGTGAAACCGGTCGAGCTGATTCAGCGAATCCTGCAGCTTGCAACTTCACCCGATTCCGAGGACATCGTTCTGGACTTTTTCGGCGGCAGCGGTACCACACCACACGCCGTGCTCGCACAGAACGCTGCGGACGACGGTAACCGTCGATTCATCGCTGTACAGATCCATGAGCCGCTCACCATTCCTGAACCGACGTTCGACTCCATCCTCGGCATGAGCCTTGAACGATTCCGGAACGTTGCAGCAGAACTTGCGGCAGGTTCGAAAGTTGTCGACGCTGGCTACCGGCTCATGCGAATCGACACCACGAACATGACCGATGTGCTGCGGTCGCCGGACGAAACCGATCAGCTCACCCTTGCGGAACTGGAAGGCAGCGTGAAGTCGGACCGTTCGGGAGAGGACCTGCTGTTCCAGGTCCTGCTCGACTGGGGTCTCGAACTGACCATGCCGATCGCCGTCGAGCAGATCGACGGACACGAGGTCTTTGTTGTTGAGGAGGGTGCGCTGATCGCATGCTTCGACTCAGAGATCAACCCGCGGCTTGTGCGTCTCATCGCCGAACGTGAACCTTTGCGCGCGGTGTTTCGGGATTCGGGTTTTGCTTCGGATGATGCGCGCATCAACGCGGAACAGGTCTTCCGAGAGGTATCCCCGACCACTGACGTGAAGGCGATCTGA